A single window of Anopheles moucheti chromosome 2, idAnoMoucSN_F20_07, whole genome shotgun sequence DNA harbors:
- the LOC128309648 gene encoding uncharacterized protein LOC128309648 isoform X2, producing the protein MAAASSNNGSITTTTTTATTNSNNNHIETDEFIKKSRVTRAAPPKPAYDPLQFVQIKPAKLYDPNKAKPSTERKLEVKTHREVEDAEEWQCNLDNWKSSRRKRVEHIIDKITEAKKIEQEEVCRGRKKSKTFSEMLENSGSKRRFILPENEDDDEGGSFSDDLHDPRDSTKHQYKDESTDDRGTDDTSSCCSSKVTDGESKTPDPDDTREAPEMNEFSLAIENYKSKFPQMTQNRAPMLSGSIMTTNTMSSSVVSSIESNSNDNYESNSACDDSDVHQQQHHVQEAPLECITQKLSTLEVKRDERPPLVSVEPLESRMAKMGNSEQQEQSQEASPKVNVIERRRLFEQFQQMAHTTVAAADQTNALPKPQHVAPTQQERFPGEDTPSPNEEPGSASSSEWFAAGSIRERRAMFERYQSNEMIAEEHEQQHVGGRSRSSSTVVKSRSESNVGFINGSTGRFELALNQLKRNGGADYCEDSGIQSTTDLSRSSVVSQADENDPSLLLLTDDVPGKSPVRSTTLDSASEFSDTDCSNGQLLDNALDVAFEEMDSELNESGTAEPPVSVPQDAEIVPLSVVPLASDYVPTNEVLNNEQIVLMALPKSALTPPKEKPPPPPVDEETEVEMQPLTAGAVITDWMRKDAAPLTLMQTNGNGNTHDDVHSSNAYEQNIIDNGHHRQEHLSDEQWRSLESYEVVQQVQHQQQQKQHEQEKEQERDKDQQEMMVYSNRIETLPSQHHHQLYDAGEHEEIVIVERELLQIEQEELQRRREKQLLYEKLTKSDTSRMVEPPHQPSSHSNQLQQQFQQRTPQQQQQQQQQQQHPYYYSHHLSHQPHHHNLHHPHHRASMPAIDSRSLQNVNSYASYDTPFLDDANTGYEMGSLHRESMPNLSNVAASSSHPSSLSSYGEEYSANSATSFDGSTCWPPVVDNRPVQGPFFDKRPAIAPRPTINGMLDRASLPPGVVRYHAAGGGQRMSNNMFEQHPKDSKQITQQQTMVVNRGQGGGGPNNTPYGQHWLVQEAEQRRIEQHQKSNTNNVKRPLPKFVIDAITQRVQKLNAGSPENSDRSNLSEDSDLAMINSMKHHHHHQSPSLPPSHHHHHPQHHHQQQQQLQQQPLPPIPSQQQKYSNTSDKVLSVSGKKECSHCRIELGKGAAMAIESLGLFYHIECFKCCVCHVKLGDGTNGIDVRVRKYRLHCQNCFSSEDGVKFSCV; encoded by the exons ATGGCGGCAGCATCATCGAACAACGGCAGcatcacaaccaccaccaccaccgccaccacaaacagcaacaacaaccacattGAAACAGATGAGTTCATCAAAAAGAGCCGGGTGACGCGTGCTGCACCGCCCAAACCGGCCTACGATCCGCTGCAGTTCGTACAGATTAAGCCGGCGAAGCTGTACGATCCGAACAAGGCAAAGCCGTCGACCGAGCGTAAGCTGGAGGTGAAGACGCACCGGGAGGTGGAGGACGCCGAGGAATGGCAGTGCAATTTGGACAATTGGAAGTCATCGCGCAGGAAACGGGTGGAGCACATTATCGACAAGATCACCGAGGCGAAGAAGATCGAACAGGAGGAGGTATGCCGGGGACGTAAAAAATCGAAAACGTTTTCGGAAATGTTGGAAAACAG TGGATCGAAGCGACGCTTTATTCTACCGGAGAACGAGGATGATGACGAGGGTGGAAGCTTTAGTGATGATCTGCATGATCCTAGAGATTCTACAAAACATCAGTACAAG GACGAATCGACGGACGATCGTGGAACAGATGACACCAGCAGCTGCTGCTCTTCCAAGGTCACCGACGGAGAATCAAAAACACCGGATCCGGACGATACGCGAGAAGCTCCAgaaatgaatgagttttcgctCGCGATCGAAAACTACAAGTCCAAATTTCCGCAAATGACCCAGAACAGGGCCCCGATGTTAAGCGGTAGCATTATGACGACCAACACGATGAGTTCGTCCGTAGTTAGCTCAATTGAAAGCAATAGTAATGATAATTATGAAAGCAATAGCGCGTGCGATGATAGTGACgtgcatcaacagcagcaccatgtACAGGAGGCACCTTTGGAGTGCATTACTCAGAAGCTTTCCACCCTGGAGGTGAAACGAGACGAAAGGCCCCCCTTGGTGTCGGTGGAACCGTTAGAGAGTAGAATGGCAAAAATGGGCAACAGCGAGCAGCAGGAACAAAGTCAGGAAGCAAGTCCAAAGGTAAACGTGATAGAGCGGCGAAGGTTGTTCGAACAGTTTCAACAAATGGCCCACACGACGGTGGCGGCCGCCGACCAGACGAACGCTCTACCGAAACCCCAACACGTTGCACCTACGCAACAGGAACGTTTTCCGGGCGAAGATACACCGTCCCCTAACGAGGAACCCGGTTCGGCTTCCTCCTCCGAATGGTTCGCTGCTGGCAGCATCCGGGAGCGGCGGGCTATGTTTGAGCGGTATCAATCGAATGAAATGATAGCGGAAGAACACGAGCAGCAACACGTGGGCGgacgcagtcgcagcagcagcacggtaGTGAAGAGTCGCTCGGAATCAAACGTTGGCTTTATTAATGGCAGCACGGGACGGTTTGAGCTGGCCCTCAATCAGCTGAAGCGGAATGGCGGGGCCGATTACTGCGAGGACAGCGGCATCCAATCGACGACGGACCTGTCGCGCAGTTCGGTCGTGTCACAGGCGGACGAGAATGATCCGTCGCTACTGCTGCTAACGGATGACGTACCAGGCAAGAGTCCCGTCCGTTCGACGACGCTCGATTCGGCGAGTGAATTTTCGGACACCGATTGCAGCAATGGACAG CTACTCGATAATGCCCTCGATGTGGCGTTTGAAGAGATGGACAGTGAGCTGAACGAATCGGGCACGGCGGAACCACCAGTTTCTGTCCCGCAGGATGCAGAAATAGTGCCGCTAAGCGTGGTCCCACTAGCGTCCGATTATGTTCCCACGAATGAGGTACTGAACAACGAACAGATCGTACTGATGGCTCTGCCGAAATCAGCACTAACCCCACCAAAAGAAAAGCCTCCACCACCGCCCGTTGATGAGGAGACCGAGGTGGAGATGCAACCGTTAACGGCCGGAGCAGTAATAACGGACTGGATGCGGAAAGATGCAGCACCGTTGACCTTGATGCAAACGAATGGCAACGGCAATACTCATGACGACGTACACTCATCGAATGCCTACGAGCAGAATATTATTGATAATGGCCACCACCGACAGGAACATTTGTCCGACGAGCAGTGGAGAAGTCTGGAGAGCTACGAGGTAGTACAGCAAgtacaacatcagcaacagcaaaagcaaCACGAACAAGAGAAGGAGCAGGAAAGGGACAAAGATCAGCAGGAGATGATGGTGTACAGTAATCGGATCGAGACACTACCATcacaacaccatcatcagctgTATGATGCTGGCGAACATGAG GAAATAGTAATTGTAGAAAGAGAGCTTCTGCAGATAGAACAGGAGGAATTGCAGCGGCGAAGAGAGAAGCAACTCTTGTACGAGAAACTGACAAAATCAGATACTTCTCGAATGGTCGAGCCGCCACATCAACCTTCATCGCACTCGAATCAGCTACAGCAGCAATTTCAGCAACGTAcaccgcaacaacaacaacagcagcagcagcagcagcaacatccgTACTATTACTCGCATCATCTGTCCCATCAACCACACCATCACAACCTGCATCATCCGCATCACCGGGCTTCCATGCCGGCGATCGATAGTAGATCGCTGCAGAACGTTAATTCGTACGCATCGTACGATACTCCCTTTCTAGATGATGCAAACACAGGATACGAGATGGGCTCGTTGCACCGCGAATCCATGCCAAATCTTTCGAATGTTGCAGCATCATCTTCCCACCCATCCTCGTTGTCCTCGTACGGGGAGGAATATTCGGCCAATTCGGCTACCAGCTTCGATGGTTCGACCTGTTGGCCACCGGTAGTAGATAACCGACCCGTACAGGGGCCATTTTTCGACAAACGTCCCGCAATAGCGCCACGACCCACGATAAATGGTATGCTGGATCGCGCCTCACTCCCACCGGGCGTTGTCCGGTATCATGCGGCTGGCGGTGGACAACGAATGTCCAACAATATGTTTGAGCAACATCCCAAAG ATAGTAAACAAATTACACAGCAACAGACGATGGTGGTGAACCGTGGTCAGGGAGGCGGTGGGCCAAACAACACACCGTATGGACAGCATTGGCTGGTCCAAGAGGCAGAACAAAGACGCATCGAACAGCATCAGAAGAGCAACACGAACAACGTCAAACGGCCATTGCCAAAGTTTGTCATCGATGCAATTACGCAACGTGTCCAGAAGCTGAACGCGGGAAGTCCGGAAAATTCGGA CCGTAGCAACTTATCGGAAGATTCGGATCTGGCAATGATAAACTCGATgaaacaccatcaccatcatcagtcCCCATCGTTGCCTCCgtcccaccaccatcaccatccgcaacatcatcatcaacaacaacagcagctgcagcaacaacCTCTCCCTCCAATTCCTTcgcaacagcaaaaatattCCAACACAAGTGACAAAGTGTTGAGCGTCAGTGGAAAGAAAGAATGCTCCCATTGCCGAATAGAGTTGG GCAAGGGTGCAGCGATGGCCATCGAAAGCCTGGGATTGTTCTACCACATCGAATGCTTCAAGTGTTGCGTTTGTCACGTTAAGCTCGGGGACGGCACCAATGGTATAGATGTACGCGTTAGAAAGTATCGACTTCATTGCCAAAACTGTTTCTCTAGTGAAGACGGTGTAAAGTTTAGTTGCGTTTAA
- the LOC128309648 gene encoding uncharacterized protein LOC128309648 isoform X1, which produces MQRSETPPPMAAASSNNGSITTTTTTATTNSNNNHIETDEFIKKSRVTRAAPPKPAYDPLQFVQIKPAKLYDPNKAKPSTERKLEVKTHREVEDAEEWQCNLDNWKSSRRKRVEHIIDKITEAKKIEQEEVCRGRKKSKTFSEMLENSGSKRRFILPENEDDDEGGSFSDDLHDPRDSTKHQYKDESTDDRGTDDTSSCCSSKVTDGESKTPDPDDTREAPEMNEFSLAIENYKSKFPQMTQNRAPMLSGSIMTTNTMSSSVVSSIESNSNDNYESNSACDDSDVHQQQHHVQEAPLECITQKLSTLEVKRDERPPLVSVEPLESRMAKMGNSEQQEQSQEASPKVNVIERRRLFEQFQQMAHTTVAAADQTNALPKPQHVAPTQQERFPGEDTPSPNEEPGSASSSEWFAAGSIRERRAMFERYQSNEMIAEEHEQQHVGGRSRSSSTVVKSRSESNVGFINGSTGRFELALNQLKRNGGADYCEDSGIQSTTDLSRSSVVSQADENDPSLLLLTDDVPGKSPVRSTTLDSASEFSDTDCSNGQLLDNALDVAFEEMDSELNESGTAEPPVSVPQDAEIVPLSVVPLASDYVPTNEVLNNEQIVLMALPKSALTPPKEKPPPPPVDEETEVEMQPLTAGAVITDWMRKDAAPLTLMQTNGNGNTHDDVHSSNAYEQNIIDNGHHRQEHLSDEQWRSLESYEVVQQVQHQQQQKQHEQEKEQERDKDQQEMMVYSNRIETLPSQHHHQLYDAGEHEEIVIVERELLQIEQEELQRRREKQLLYEKLTKSDTSRMVEPPHQPSSHSNQLQQQFQQRTPQQQQQQQQQQQHPYYYSHHLSHQPHHHNLHHPHHRASMPAIDSRSLQNVNSYASYDTPFLDDANTGYEMGSLHRESMPNLSNVAASSSHPSSLSSYGEEYSANSATSFDGSTCWPPVVDNRPVQGPFFDKRPAIAPRPTINGMLDRASLPPGVVRYHAAGGGQRMSNNMFEQHPKDSKQITQQQTMVVNRGQGGGGPNNTPYGQHWLVQEAEQRRIEQHQKSNTNNVKRPLPKFVIDAITQRVQKLNAGSPENSDRSNLSEDSDLAMINSMKHHHHHQSPSLPPSHHHHHPQHHHQQQQQLQQQPLPPIPSQQQKYSNTSDKVLSVSGKKECSHCRIELGKGAAMAIESLGLFYHIECFKCCVCHVKLGDGTNGIDVRVRKYRLHCQNCFSSEDGVKFSCV; this is translated from the exons ATGCAACGCAGCGAGACACCTCCCCCA ATGGCGGCAGCATCATCGAACAACGGCAGcatcacaaccaccaccaccaccgccaccacaaacagcaacaacaaccacattGAAACAGATGAGTTCATCAAAAAGAGCCGGGTGACGCGTGCTGCACCGCCCAAACCGGCCTACGATCCGCTGCAGTTCGTACAGATTAAGCCGGCGAAGCTGTACGATCCGAACAAGGCAAAGCCGTCGACCGAGCGTAAGCTGGAGGTGAAGACGCACCGGGAGGTGGAGGACGCCGAGGAATGGCAGTGCAATTTGGACAATTGGAAGTCATCGCGCAGGAAACGGGTGGAGCACATTATCGACAAGATCACCGAGGCGAAGAAGATCGAACAGGAGGAGGTATGCCGGGGACGTAAAAAATCGAAAACGTTTTCGGAAATGTTGGAAAACAG TGGATCGAAGCGACGCTTTATTCTACCGGAGAACGAGGATGATGACGAGGGTGGAAGCTTTAGTGATGATCTGCATGATCCTAGAGATTCTACAAAACATCAGTACAAG GACGAATCGACGGACGATCGTGGAACAGATGACACCAGCAGCTGCTGCTCTTCCAAGGTCACCGACGGAGAATCAAAAACACCGGATCCGGACGATACGCGAGAAGCTCCAgaaatgaatgagttttcgctCGCGATCGAAAACTACAAGTCCAAATTTCCGCAAATGACCCAGAACAGGGCCCCGATGTTAAGCGGTAGCATTATGACGACCAACACGATGAGTTCGTCCGTAGTTAGCTCAATTGAAAGCAATAGTAATGATAATTATGAAAGCAATAGCGCGTGCGATGATAGTGACgtgcatcaacagcagcaccatgtACAGGAGGCACCTTTGGAGTGCATTACTCAGAAGCTTTCCACCCTGGAGGTGAAACGAGACGAAAGGCCCCCCTTGGTGTCGGTGGAACCGTTAGAGAGTAGAATGGCAAAAATGGGCAACAGCGAGCAGCAGGAACAAAGTCAGGAAGCAAGTCCAAAGGTAAACGTGATAGAGCGGCGAAGGTTGTTCGAACAGTTTCAACAAATGGCCCACACGACGGTGGCGGCCGCCGACCAGACGAACGCTCTACCGAAACCCCAACACGTTGCACCTACGCAACAGGAACGTTTTCCGGGCGAAGATACACCGTCCCCTAACGAGGAACCCGGTTCGGCTTCCTCCTCCGAATGGTTCGCTGCTGGCAGCATCCGGGAGCGGCGGGCTATGTTTGAGCGGTATCAATCGAATGAAATGATAGCGGAAGAACACGAGCAGCAACACGTGGGCGgacgcagtcgcagcagcagcacggtaGTGAAGAGTCGCTCGGAATCAAACGTTGGCTTTATTAATGGCAGCACGGGACGGTTTGAGCTGGCCCTCAATCAGCTGAAGCGGAATGGCGGGGCCGATTACTGCGAGGACAGCGGCATCCAATCGACGACGGACCTGTCGCGCAGTTCGGTCGTGTCACAGGCGGACGAGAATGATCCGTCGCTACTGCTGCTAACGGATGACGTACCAGGCAAGAGTCCCGTCCGTTCGACGACGCTCGATTCGGCGAGTGAATTTTCGGACACCGATTGCAGCAATGGACAG CTACTCGATAATGCCCTCGATGTGGCGTTTGAAGAGATGGACAGTGAGCTGAACGAATCGGGCACGGCGGAACCACCAGTTTCTGTCCCGCAGGATGCAGAAATAGTGCCGCTAAGCGTGGTCCCACTAGCGTCCGATTATGTTCCCACGAATGAGGTACTGAACAACGAACAGATCGTACTGATGGCTCTGCCGAAATCAGCACTAACCCCACCAAAAGAAAAGCCTCCACCACCGCCCGTTGATGAGGAGACCGAGGTGGAGATGCAACCGTTAACGGCCGGAGCAGTAATAACGGACTGGATGCGGAAAGATGCAGCACCGTTGACCTTGATGCAAACGAATGGCAACGGCAATACTCATGACGACGTACACTCATCGAATGCCTACGAGCAGAATATTATTGATAATGGCCACCACCGACAGGAACATTTGTCCGACGAGCAGTGGAGAAGTCTGGAGAGCTACGAGGTAGTACAGCAAgtacaacatcagcaacagcaaaagcaaCACGAACAAGAGAAGGAGCAGGAAAGGGACAAAGATCAGCAGGAGATGATGGTGTACAGTAATCGGATCGAGACACTACCATcacaacaccatcatcagctgTATGATGCTGGCGAACATGAG GAAATAGTAATTGTAGAAAGAGAGCTTCTGCAGATAGAACAGGAGGAATTGCAGCGGCGAAGAGAGAAGCAACTCTTGTACGAGAAACTGACAAAATCAGATACTTCTCGAATGGTCGAGCCGCCACATCAACCTTCATCGCACTCGAATCAGCTACAGCAGCAATTTCAGCAACGTAcaccgcaacaacaacaacagcagcagcagcagcagcaacatccgTACTATTACTCGCATCATCTGTCCCATCAACCACACCATCACAACCTGCATCATCCGCATCACCGGGCTTCCATGCCGGCGATCGATAGTAGATCGCTGCAGAACGTTAATTCGTACGCATCGTACGATACTCCCTTTCTAGATGATGCAAACACAGGATACGAGATGGGCTCGTTGCACCGCGAATCCATGCCAAATCTTTCGAATGTTGCAGCATCATCTTCCCACCCATCCTCGTTGTCCTCGTACGGGGAGGAATATTCGGCCAATTCGGCTACCAGCTTCGATGGTTCGACCTGTTGGCCACCGGTAGTAGATAACCGACCCGTACAGGGGCCATTTTTCGACAAACGTCCCGCAATAGCGCCACGACCCACGATAAATGGTATGCTGGATCGCGCCTCACTCCCACCGGGCGTTGTCCGGTATCATGCGGCTGGCGGTGGACAACGAATGTCCAACAATATGTTTGAGCAACATCCCAAAG ATAGTAAACAAATTACACAGCAACAGACGATGGTGGTGAACCGTGGTCAGGGAGGCGGTGGGCCAAACAACACACCGTATGGACAGCATTGGCTGGTCCAAGAGGCAGAACAAAGACGCATCGAACAGCATCAGAAGAGCAACACGAACAACGTCAAACGGCCATTGCCAAAGTTTGTCATCGATGCAATTACGCAACGTGTCCAGAAGCTGAACGCGGGAAGTCCGGAAAATTCGGA CCGTAGCAACTTATCGGAAGATTCGGATCTGGCAATGATAAACTCGATgaaacaccatcaccatcatcagtcCCCATCGTTGCCTCCgtcccaccaccatcaccatccgcaacatcatcatcaacaacaacagcagctgcagcaacaacCTCTCCCTCCAATTCCTTcgcaacagcaaaaatattCCAACACAAGTGACAAAGTGTTGAGCGTCAGTGGAAAGAAAGAATGCTCCCATTGCCGAATAGAGTTGG GCAAGGGTGCAGCGATGGCCATCGAAAGCCTGGGATTGTTCTACCACATCGAATGCTTCAAGTGTTGCGTTTGTCACGTTAAGCTCGGGGACGGCACCAATGGTATAGATGTACGCGTTAGAAAGTATCGACTTCATTGCCAAAACTGTTTCTCTAGTGAAGACGGTGTAAAGTTTAGTTGCGTTTAA
- the LOC128309757 gene encoding biotin--protein ligase: MLFTLMYFAITIRTSLRFRSIRNSIKQILTDRYAVSFYTTSNGDSTAELNSPDASCEATVSSCIWYLPDQRGCLVYPVRRIILSDWFSVPEELKTQFECLAVNRSDEFVQLIVTLEGAVCPTQPEREEGSAVMLSQFGRFLAWRNRRGRSMEVLLETDATRLFQLIVATFGSGRFDVDSGRLKLVQLESVETLGEQMSFEECNTSSDLLLKFSERSLWTDAWLADLLELERFDTERRPMSYPTVGVQPDIISSNDIKISLETIDGTVLSSQSRADLLSSGSNSRNRSQLDLTDGLTPVNGHTGYTMDEPEGATISRSTTEELAERHTEKDSSIDGTTVTKVLNNDEGDQTDVADPPLLDVFDAKDTPTPTVEPPNATVETSSNGAAKHHDEPFKAKTNPPLLPSPVTAKNEATVVPTSKSIRSLRKSSFPSSRLRLGTGQAGVVSKPPNILVHSDSSSTMEYVIATLNNLLEPNTYTIYPITTGQAMASSWQQSTVLIIVAGSLDTEVRKILLDYFLHGGLVFSLCSDMLDIILPDSKTAEIRERELVSFSYRKWKQIKMLHHIFCYQLSPAKKQFSLESEETSTLLPISYVDVTDRKGKPHSLAVEILAQEETWNTPSILEAHNRKTGGRAIFSQIHLELDPSQFQSNIDGADNSLQNSNQLRYEILSDLLGSRIGLKLREKTGASDETIVYKNSYFLGKHEAKVAMLESLNSTMSRPNVIQTTELTLQFCGKGDSTPVPASDSHLPVMIFHCPEDFSTVEYFENLTTQKVGRIGIYAPIMTSSMQIVSNLTLAHGFMVIARYQTKGKGRNNNQWLSPPGCAMFSLQLHIPMNSMLGQRLPIVQHLVAISVVSAVLSLPGYEKLDLGLKWPNDIYAYGASKLGGSIFNTQVDATVAIVNVGVGLNLNNSKPTLCLNDVITQYNNKHSTTLPLLSYEKTFALIFNKLEEMYDRVQCEGIEVLQQEYYRHWLHQDAEISMIGSEGESLQGTIVGIDEYGFLLVKKQPSGDTVSVHPDGNSFDMMQGLIVPKFN, from the exons ATGCTGTTCACACTTATGTACTTCGCTATCACCATTCGTACCTCGTTAAGATTTAGATCAATAAGAAATAGCATCAAGCAAATACTGACCGATCGCTACGCTGTCAGCTTTTACACTACTTCTAatg GTGACTCGACGGCGGAACTCAATTCTCCCGATGCATCGTGTGAGGCTACCGTGTCCTCCTGTATTTGGTATTTACCCGATCAGCGAGGTTGTCTAGTTTATCCAGTTCGACGGATAATACTGTCCGATTGGTTTAGCGTTCCGGAAGAACTAAAAACACAGTTTGAATGTCTTGCCGTCAATCGGAGTGATGAATTCGTTCAACTGATCGTGACACTGGAAGGAGCGGTCTGTCCAACGCAACCAGAGCGAGAAGAAGGCTCCGCCGTGATGTTGAGTCAATTTGGGCGGTTTTTAGCATGGAGAAATCGAAGGGGTCGAAGTATGGAAGTTTTGCTTGAAACCGATGCCACAAGATTGTTTCAGCTGATTGTAGCAACGTTTGGAAGTGGACGATTTGATGTCGATTCTGGACGATTGAAACTGGTCCAATTAGAGA GTGTTGAAACTTTGGGCGAGCAGATGTCTTTCGAAGAGTGTAATACCTCGAGCGACTTGTTATTGAAGTTTAGCGAAAGAAGCCTTTGGACGGATGCTTGGCTTGCGGATCTTCTTGAGCTTGAGCGGTTTGATACCGAACGTCGTCCCATGAGCTACCCTACGGTTGGAGTACAACCGGATATAATCTCATCTAATGACATTAAG ATTTCTCTGGAGACGATAGATGGCACTGTACTTTCCAGCCAAAGTCGCGCCGATTTACTCTCGAGCGGCAGCAATTCCCGCAACCGGTCCCAATTGGACCTTACTGATGGTTTAACTCCTGTAAACGGCCATACTGGCTACACCATGGACGAACCTGAAGGCGCTACTATATCTAGAAGCACAACGGAAGAATTGGCGGAAAGGCACACTGAGAAAGACTCATCTATAGACGGTACTACCGTTACCAAGGTGTTGAACAATGATGAAGGAGACCAAACGGATGTAGCTGATCCACCATTGCTAGATGTATTCGATGCCAAAGACACACCGACACCAACTGTTGAACCACCGAACGCGACTGTAGAAACAAGTTCCAACGGAGCGGCAAAACATCACGATGAACCATTTAAAGCCAAAACGAATCCACCACTGTTACCAAGTCCGGTGACGGCAAAGAACGAAGCGACCGTAGTACCAACATCGAAGTCAATACGCTCGTTGCGTAAAAGTTCATTCCCATCTAGTCGGCTAAGGCTGGGAACCGGTCAAGCAGGCGTTGTATCGAAACCACCGAACATTCTAGTCCATTCTGATAGCAGTTCAACAATGGAATACGTTATCGCAACCTTAAACAACCTGCTTGAACCGAACACGTACACCATTTATCCGATCACAACGGGACAAGCAATGGCAAGCAGCTGGCAACAAAGCACGGTACTGATCATTGTGGCCGGATCACTCGATACGGAAGTGCGAAAGATTTTGCTGGATTATTTTTTGCATGGAGGACTTGTTTTTAGCTTGTGCTCGGATATGCTCGACATTATACTGCCTGATTCAAAAACAGCAGAG ATCCGTGAACGTGAGCTGGTTAGTTTTTCGTATcgcaaatggaaacaaattaaGATGCTGCATCATATTTTCTGCTATCAGCTGTCACCGGCCAAGAAGCAGTTTTCGCTAGAATCGGAAGAAACATCCACCTTGCTGCCAATATC GTATGTGGATGTTACCGATCGTAAAGGAAAACCACATTCTCTTGCAGTGGAGATTTTGGCACAGGAAGAAACGTGGAATACACCCAGCATTCTGGAGGCACACAACAGGAAAACGGGCGGGAGAGCCATATTTTCTCAG ATACATCTTGAGCTGGACCCTTCCCAATTCCAATCCAACATCGATGGTGCGGACAATTCACTGCAAAATTCGAACCAACTGCGTTACGAAATATTAAGCGACCTCTTGGGAAGTCGAATTGGGCTAAAGTTGCGTGAAAAAACTGGAGCTTCGGATGAGACGATCGTCTACAAAAATTCCTACTTCCTAGGAAAACATGAG GCAAAAGTAGCGATGCTTGAATCGCTGAATAGTACAATGAGCCGTCCAAATGTAATTCAAACAACGGAACTTACGCTGCAGTTTTGTGGAAAAGGAGATAGTACACCTGTCCCAGCATCCGATTCACATCTCCCAGTGATGATATTTCACTGTCCCGAAGATTTTTCCACCGTGGAGTACTTTGAG AATTTAACTACGCAGAAGGTCGGCCGTATTGGAATTTATGCCCCAATCATGACCAGTTCCATGCAGATCGTGTCCAACTTGACTTTGGCGCACGGTTTCATGGTGATTGCACGCTATCAAACGAAGGGAAAGGGTCGGAACAATAACCAG TGGCTAAGTCCTCCTGGTTGTGCCATGTTTTCTCTGCAACTACACATCCCAATGAACAGCATGCTTGGTCAACGGTTGCCGATAGTGCAGCATCTTGTGGCCATTTCGGTAGTGTCAGCTGTTCTATCACTTCCCGGGTATGAG AAACTAGATTTAGGATTGAAGTGGCCTAACGATATCTACGCGTACGGTGCATCAAAGCTTGGCGGAAGCATCTTCAACACGCAGGTCGACGCAACTGTTGCGATTGTGAATGTTGGCGTTGGGCTTAAtttaaacaacagcaaaccaacACTCTGCTTAAACGATGTTATTACACAGTACAATAACAAACATTCCACCACGCTTCCATTGCTATCATACGAAAAAACGTTTGCCCTTATCTTTAACAAGCTGGAAGAGATGTACGACCGAGTGCAGTGCGAGGGAATTGAAGTGCTGCAGCAGGAATACTATCGGCATTGGTTGCATCAGGATGCGGAAATTAGCATGATCGGATCGGAAGGTGAGTCGTTGCAGGGCACAATCGTAGGCATCGATGAGTACGGCTTTCTGTTAGTGAAGAAACAACCGTCCGGCGATACCGTGTCCGTGCATCCGGACGGTAACAGCTTCGACATGATGCAGGGATTGATAGTTCCCAAGTTCAATTAG